The Cyclobacteriaceae bacterium genome includes a region encoding these proteins:
- the thyA gene encoding thymidylate synthase, with product MKQFLDLERHILENGTQKTDRTGTGTLSVFGYQMRFNLQDGFPMVTTKKLHLKSIIYELLWFLNGDTNIKYLKDHGVSIWDEWADENGELGPVYGSQWRSWPAPNGEHIDQITKLMDQLKSKPDSRRHIVSAWNPAEVDKMALPPCHALFQFYVADGKLSCQLYQRSCDTFLGLPFNIASYALLTHMIAQQCDLEVGDFVWTGGDTHLYSNHLEQVNLQLSRTPFPLPTLSIKRKPASIFDYQFEDFEILNYQAHPGIKAPIAV from the coding sequence ATGAAGCAGTTTCTGGACCTGGAAAGACATATTTTGGAAAATGGTACGCAGAAGACAGACCGTACGGGTACTGGCACTCTTTCTGTTTTTGGATATCAGATGCGCTTCAATCTTCAGGATGGCTTTCCAATGGTGACAACCAAAAAGCTCCACCTGAAATCAATTATTTACGAACTACTATGGTTTCTCAATGGAGATACCAATATCAAATATCTCAAGGATCATGGGGTTTCAATCTGGGATGAATGGGCAGATGAGAATGGTGAGCTGGGACCTGTTTATGGATCGCAGTGGAGAAGCTGGCCTGCACCAAATGGTGAGCATATAGATCAGATCACCAAGCTGATGGATCAATTGAAATCCAAGCCAGACTCCAGACGTCATATTGTTTCAGCGTGGAATCCGGCGGAAGTTGATAAGATGGCATTGCCTCCCTGTCATGCATTGTTTCAGTTCTATGTTGCTGATGGAAAACTATCCTGTCAATTATATCAGCGATCCTGCGATACATTTCTGGGATTGCCATTCAACATTGCAAGCTATGCATTGCTGACGCACATGATCGCACAGCAGTGTGATCTTGAAGTAGGAGATTTTGTCTGGACGGGAGGAGACACACATCTTTATAGTAATCACCTTGAGCAGGTTAACCTTCAGTTGTCACGTACACCTTTTCCATTGCCAACTTTGAGTATCAAGCGCAAGCCTGCATCAATCTTCGATTATCAGTTTGAGGATTTTGAGATCCTTAACTACCAGGCGCATCCAGGCATCAAGGCTCCGATTGCAGTCTAA
- a CDS encoding DUF4159 domain-containing protein gives MILAVVLVTQNICLGQIKIAKLKYGGGGDWYANKTALPNLIKFCNEQFGMNLSAEEDAVEVGSRDLFSYPYLYMTGHGNVVFSTEEAQNLRNYLVAGGFLHIDDNYGLDKFIRIELKKVFPELELVELPFNHAIYHQKFNFPKGLPKIHEHDGKPAQGFGLLYEGRLVVFYSFECDLGNGWEDPRIHNDPEAKRLEALQMGANIISYSFNGN, from the coding sequence ATGATTCTGGCGGTGGTGCTGGTAACCCAGAACATCTGTCTCGGTCAGATCAAGATCGCCAAGCTCAAATATGGCGGTGGCGGCGACTGGTATGCCAATAAAACAGCGCTTCCCAACCTGATCAAATTCTGCAACGAACAGTTCGGTATGAATTTGTCAGCAGAAGAAGATGCCGTTGAAGTCGGAAGCAGGGATCTCTTCTCCTACCCATATTTGTACATGACAGGCCACGGCAATGTGGTGTTCTCAACAGAGGAAGCTCAGAACCTGCGCAACTATCTTGTTGCTGGTGGCTTTCTTCACATTGACGATAATTACGGACTGGATAAATTCATACGCATTGAATTGAAGAAAGTGTTTCCCGAACTGGAGCTCGTGGAACTTCCGTTCAATCACGCCATCTATCATCAGAAATTCAATTTCCCGAAAGGACTTCCTAAGATCCATGAACATGATGGCAAACCTGCACAGGGTTTTGGTTTGCTGTATGAAGGCAGACTGGTGGTCTTCTATTCTTTTGAATGTGATCTCGGCAACGGATGGGAAGACCCGCGCATTCATAATGACCCGGAAGCCAAACGACTGGAAGCTCTTCAGATGGGAGCCAACATTATCTCCTATTCATTTAATGGTAACTAG
- a CDS encoding AhpC/TSA family protein translates to MKNYKLVFILASVMLLVINCSPKKEEAAGSRSITVKGKVQSPQSGIITLTEIRQDDQKPKEDTIKLNTDNTYEKTVTIVEPGYYRMNFYGRQFVNVILDRSNLEVNVDGNDSNGFSEVKGSPDMDMMMKVQTMTQAAQTSEEAQRIQADFQLAVGQNDEKKITELQQEYQKILDHANQQLADTINNQPASLGLINLLQFNNPLDKDKFFSVYTNAAAKFTGEWEKNYYGKGFVSFVENIKRTAIGQPAPEISLPDPDGKVISLSSLKGKFILIDFWAKWCGPCRMENPNVVKAYNTYKDKGFDILSVSLDKTKEDWVKAIKEDGLVWNHVSDLKYFESQAAKDYNITAIPFSILVDPNGIIIAKNLRGPGLQIKLMEVLDKK, encoded by the coding sequence ATGAAAAATTATAAGCTCGTATTTATTCTGGCATCTGTGATGCTGCTAGTGATCAACTGTTCTCCAAAGAAAGAAGAGGCTGCCGGAAGCAGAAGTATCACTGTTAAGGGTAAAGTGCAATCTCCGCAATCCGGAATCATTACACTCACTGAGATCCGTCAGGATGATCAGAAACCTAAGGAAGACACGATCAAGTTGAACACTGATAACACCTACGAGAAGACGGTAACAATCGTGGAGCCGGGATATTACAGAATGAATTTCTATGGCAGACAGTTTGTGAATGTCATTCTTGACAGAAGCAATCTTGAAGTCAATGTTGACGGAAATGACTCCAATGGATTCTCAGAAGTAAAGGGTTCGCCCGATATGGATATGATGATGAAGGTTCAGACCATGACGCAGGCGGCACAAACATCTGAGGAAGCTCAGAGAATTCAGGCTGACTTTCAGCTTGCAGTAGGTCAGAATGATGAGAAGAAAATCACGGAGCTTCAGCAGGAATATCAAAAGATACTGGATCATGCCAATCAGCAGCTTGCGGATACCATCAACAATCAGCCGGCATCTCTTGGTTTGATCAACCTGCTTCAATTCAACAATCCATTGGATAAGGACAAGTTCTTTTCAGTGTACACAAATGCTGCTGCCAAGTTCACAGGAGAATGGGAGAAGAATTATTATGGAAAGGGATTTGTGAGCTTTGTGGAGAACATCAAGAGAACGGCAATTGGTCAACCTGCTCCTGAGATCTCTCTTCCGGATCCGGACGGAAAGGTCATTTCACTTTCATCGTTGAAAGGAAAGTTTATCCTGATAGATTTTTGGGCAAAGTGGTGCGGACCCTGCCGTATGGAAAATCCCAACGTTGTGAAAGCTTACAATACCTATAAAGACAAAGGATTTGATATTCTAAGTGTTTCGTTGGACAAGACAAAGGAAGATTGGGTAAAAGCAATCAAGGAAGATGGCCTGGTGTGGAACCACGTTTCTGATCTGAAGTATTTTGAATCGCAGGCAGCAAAAGATTATAACATTACAGCAATACCATTTTCAATTTTGGTGGATCCTAATGGAATCATCATTGCAAAGAACCTTCGCGGTCCCGGCTTGCAAATCAAGTTGATGGAAGTGCTGGATAAGAAGTAA
- the gatB gene encoding Asp-tRNA(Asn)/Glu-tRNA(Gln) amidotransferase subunit GatB has protein sequence MSHSKYTTIIGLEVHAQLSTKSKIYNSDSAVYGQAPNTNLSVITLAHPGTLPKLNKRVVEYAAKMGLACHSSISRVQIFDRKNYFYPDLPKGYQLTQDRTPICVGGYITINSKDGEKNISLNRIHIEEDAGKSIHLANEADTLVDFNRSGVPLIEIVTNPEIKSSEDAYALLTEIRKLVRYLEICDGNMEEGSLRCDANVSIMLNDATELGKKVEVKNMNSIRNVQRAIDHEVERQILLAEKGEAIISETRTFDANTGKTHSMRTKEELNDYRYFPDPDLSTLEISENWLDEIESSMPALPRELHQRFVTEYKLSDYDAQVLTDTKEIALYFEEICRHTQNHKAAANWIMGPVKSYLNEQNKEMNLFPLKAVQMAEMIALIDAGKVNFAIASQKIFPVLLTAPDKSCLAIAQEMNLIQDSNVDSILPIIAEVIKEFPLKVEEYKNGKKSIVTMFMGEVMKRSKGKADPKVATQLLEKKLSEQ, from the coding sequence ATGAGTCATTCAAAATACACCACCATCATCGGTCTGGAAGTGCATGCTCAGCTTTCCACCAAAAGCAAGATTTATAACTCCGATTCGGCGGTGTATGGTCAGGCACCCAATACAAACCTGAGTGTCATTACCCTCGCTCACCCCGGAACATTACCAAAACTCAATAAGCGCGTAGTCGAGTATGCCGCTAAAATGGGCCTGGCATGCCATTCTTCTATCTCCAGGGTTCAGATTTTCGACCGGAAGAACTATTTCTATCCTGATCTTCCTAAAGGATATCAGCTCACACAGGACCGCACACCAATTTGTGTGGGAGGATATATTACCATCAATTCAAAGGATGGTGAGAAGAACATCAGTCTCAACCGGATTCATATTGAGGAAGATGCAGGTAAGTCGATACACCTTGCCAATGAGGCCGATACACTGGTCGATTTTAACCGGTCGGGTGTTCCGTTGATTGAGATCGTAACGAATCCTGAGATAAAAAGCTCAGAGGATGCGTATGCATTGTTAACAGAGATCAGGAAACTGGTGAGATACCTTGAGATCTGTGATGGCAACATGGAGGAAGGATCCCTTCGATGTGATGCCAATGTATCGATCATGCTGAACGATGCAACTGAATTAGGAAAGAAGGTTGAAGTAAAGAATATGAACTCGATCCGGAATGTGCAGCGTGCGATCGATCATGAGGTAGAGCGTCAGATACTTCTGGCGGAAAAAGGAGAGGCGATCATTTCTGAGACCCGGACTTTTGATGCCAACACAGGAAAGACGCATAGCATGCGGACGAAGGAAGAGCTGAATGACTACCGTTATTTCCCGGATCCTGACCTCAGCACTCTGGAGATCTCTGAAAACTGGCTTGATGAAATAGAATCAAGCATGCCGGCATTGCCACGTGAGCTTCATCAGCGATTTGTTACTGAATATAAACTCTCAGACTATGATGCCCAGGTGCTGACAGATACCAAAGAGATAGCATTGTATTTTGAAGAGATATGTCGTCATACTCAGAATCATAAGGCTGCTGCTAACTGGATCATGGGTCCGGTGAAGTCCTATCTGAATGAGCAGAATAAAGAGATGAATTTGTTTCCCTTGAAGGCAGTTCAAATGGCGGAGATGATTGCATTAATTGATGCCGGAAAGGTTAATTTTGCCATTGCCTCGCAGAAGATCTTCCCGGTGCTGTTGACCGCACCCGATAAATCATGTCTGGCTATTGCTCAGGAAATGAATCTGATTCAGGATAGCAATGTGGATTCTATCCTTCCGATCATTGCAGAGGTTATTAAGGAGTTTCCGCTGAAAGTGGAGGAATATAAGAACGGTAAAAAATCAATCGTCACCATGTTTATGGGTGAAGTGATGAAAAGAAGCAAGGGAAAGGCTGACCCTAAAGTGGCCACTCAATTATTGGAAAAAAAACTAAGTGAACAATGA
- the alaS gene encoding alanine--tRNA ligase has protein sequence MDSATIRRKFLEFFESKGHQIVPSAPLVLKNDPSLLFTNSGMVQFKDFFLGNSVSKYKRIADTQKCLRVSGKHNDLEDVGLDTYHHTMFEMLGNWSFGDYFKKEAISWAWELLTEVYQLPKERLYVTVFGGDKGDNLPVDEEAKELWKQFIAEERILHGNKKDNFWEMGEAGPCGPCSEIHIDLRSEEEVKKTPGKELVNNDHPQVVEIWNLVFIQFNRLASGALESLPDKHVDTGMGFERLCMAIQAKKSNYDTDVFRPLMDFIALHANVKYGADNKTDIAIRVMADHIRAVAFAISDGQLPSNTGAGYVIRRILRRAVRYGYSYLNFKEAFMYRLVPLLALQFKDVFQELHKQQDYVSNVVHEEEKSFLRTLEKGLKRIESLKTISGEQSFELFDTFGFPFDLTSLIARERGLTIDEKGFQSEMEKQKSRSKAAAVKETGDWVLVGEDSKSEFIGYDHLTSTSRIVKFRKIKQKNKELFQLVLDKTPFYAESGGQVGDTGIIESANEKVWIIDTKKENDLIIHLTEALPDKLEGEFYASVNESKRRLTMSNHSATHLLHAALRQVLGKHVEQKGSLVNEKILRFDFSHFAAMTDTEIAKVEAIVNEKIRENIQLNERRGVPIADAKSLGAMALFGEKYGEFVRVITFDPNFSVELCGGTHIPATGNIGMFKIVSESSVAAGVRRIEAVTAEGAQEFVNGSLAVLNEVKTLLKNPKDLSASIQTLIEEKHSLEKKLEAFNQQLANQIKEELVKKAVKSNGHTLILERVSVPNADALKNIAYGLRNQFDDLLMVLAADIESKPQVAVMIGEKLEASKKFHAGNMVKELAKEIDGGGGGQPFFATAGGKNLEGLNAVLTKARTLIG, from the coding sequence ATGGATTCTGCTACAATACGAAGGAAGTTTCTCGAGTTTTTTGAAAGTAAAGGACACCAGATCGTGCCATCCGCACCGCTGGTGCTTAAGAACGACCCATCTCTTCTTTTCACCAATTCCGGTATGGTGCAGTTCAAGGATTTCTTCCTTGGCAACAGCGTCTCCAAATACAAGAGAATAGCAGACACACAGAAATGTCTTCGCGTAAGCGGAAAGCACAACGACCTGGAAGATGTAGGTCTCGATACCTACCATCATACCATGTTTGAAATGCTTGGTAACTGGTCCTTTGGAGATTACTTCAAGAAGGAGGCTATCTCATGGGCGTGGGAGTTACTCACGGAAGTATACCAGCTTCCTAAAGAGAGATTATATGTAACGGTTTTTGGCGGAGACAAAGGTGATAACCTTCCCGTTGATGAGGAAGCCAAAGAACTCTGGAAGCAGTTTATCGCTGAAGAGAGAATCCTTCATGGCAATAAGAAGGACAACTTCTGGGAAATGGGAGAGGCCGGCCCTTGCGGACCGTGTTCTGAAATACATATTGACCTTCGTTCAGAAGAAGAGGTTAAAAAGACGCCAGGAAAAGAACTGGTAAATAACGATCACCCACAGGTGGTGGAAATATGGAACCTGGTCTTCATTCAGTTTAACAGACTTGCTTCCGGAGCATTGGAATCATTGCCCGACAAGCATGTTGATACCGGTATGGGTTTCGAACGACTGTGCATGGCGATCCAGGCAAAGAAGTCGAACTATGATACCGATGTGTTCAGACCGTTGATGGATTTCATTGCGCTTCACGCAAACGTGAAGTACGGTGCTGATAATAAAACAGATATTGCTATTCGTGTAATGGCCGATCACATTCGTGCCGTGGCTTTTGCTATTTCAGACGGACAACTTCCTTCCAATACTGGAGCGGGTTATGTGATTAGAAGAATTCTGAGAAGAGCTGTGCGCTATGGATATTCTTATCTGAACTTCAAGGAAGCATTCATGTATCGCCTGGTGCCATTACTGGCTTTGCAGTTCAAAGATGTCTTTCAGGAATTACACAAGCAGCAGGATTATGTCAGCAATGTGGTTCATGAAGAAGAAAAATCTTTTCTGAGAACGTTAGAGAAAGGTTTGAAGAGAATAGAATCATTAAAGACGATCAGCGGTGAACAGTCTTTTGAACTTTTCGACACGTTTGGATTCCCGTTTGATCTTACATCCCTCATCGCACGCGAGCGTGGACTTACGATTGATGAAAAGGGATTTCAGTCAGAGATGGAGAAACAGAAATCCCGATCCAAAGCTGCTGCGGTTAAAGAAACCGGAGACTGGGTTCTTGTTGGAGAGGATAGCAAGTCAGAATTTATAGGATATGATCATCTGACGTCAACATCGCGAATTGTTAAGTTCAGAAAGATCAAGCAAAAGAATAAAGAGCTGTTTCAGCTGGTATTGGATAAGACTCCTTTCTATGCCGAAAGCGGCGGTCAGGTAGGGGATACTGGTATCATTGAATCAGCGAATGAGAAAGTATGGATCATTGATACCAAAAAGGAGAATGATCTGATCATTCATTTAACGGAGGCGCTTCCTGACAAGCTGGAGGGTGAGTTCTATGCTTCTGTCAATGAGAGTAAGCGCAGACTTACGATGAGCAATCACTCAGCCACGCACTTACTGCACGCTGCCCTTCGCCAGGTGCTGGGAAAACATGTTGAGCAAAAGGGTTCGCTGGTGAATGAAAAGATCCTACGCTTCGACTTCTCCCATTTTGCCGCGATGACCGATACCGAGATCGCAAAAGTTGAAGCTATCGTCAATGAAAAGATCCGTGAGAACATTCAATTGAATGAAAGGAGAGGTGTGCCGATCGCTGATGCGAAATCGCTAGGCGCGATGGCATTGTTTGGTGAAAAGTATGGCGAGTTTGTAAGGGTCATAACATTTGATCCCAATTTCTCAGTAGAACTTTGTGGAGGAACTCATATTCCTGCTACAGGAAACATTGGAATGTTCAAGATCGTTTCTGAAAGTTCGGTTGCTGCAGGCGTAAGAAGAATCGAAGCAGTCACGGCAGAAGGGGCGCAAGAGTTTGTCAACGGATCGCTGGCAGTGTTGAATGAGGTAAAGACTCTTCTGAAGAACCCCAAGGATCTGTCAGCGTCTATCCAGACACTGATTGAAGAAAAACATAGTCTTGAAAAGAAGCTTGAAGCATTTAATCAGCAACTGGCAAATCAGATAAAGGAAGAGCTTGTAAAGAAAGCCGTGAAATCAAATGGTCATACATTGATCCTTGAAAGAGTTTCGGTTCCCAATGCCGATGCGTTGAAGAACATTGCTTATGGATTGAGGAACCAGTTTGATGACCTTCTCATGGTGCTGGCTGCGGACATTGAAAGCAAGCCCCAGGTAGCGGTGATGATCGGAGAGAAGCTGGAGGCTAGCAAGAAGTTCCACGCCGGCAATATGGTTAAAGAGCTTGCAAAGGAAATCGATGGAGGTGGCGGCGGTCAGCCTTTCTTTGCAACGGCTGGAGGAAAGAATCTGGAAGGACTTAATGCGGTGCTGACGAAAGCCAGGACATTGATTGGATGA
- a CDS encoding CapA family protein — MKFIPVSIVFLLISVLSSAQAPADSTALKKDTVTVIGVGDIMMGSNHGTGMLPPDSGAGLMADVESILANADITMGNLEGVLLNEGGVAKTCKDPSVCYVFRTPVKYVQNLTKAGFDVMSIANNHAGDFGDLGRKSSMSTLADAGIEYAGQLQKPWVMFERGGIKYGFIAFAPNSNTVPLNDIANAKKWVAHLDSLTDIVIVSFHGGAEGPQYQHVLRKTELFHGENRGNVYQFAHQVIDAGADIVLGHGPHHTRGVEVYKNRFIAYSLGNFCTYGMNITGVNGLAPIIKVYTNPKGEFYKAHITSTDQSARQKVKIDTEKRVLHRIQELSKEDFPESTITIGNDGWVRKSTN, encoded by the coding sequence ATGAAGTTTATTCCAGTATCGATTGTCTTTTTGTTGATCTCTGTCCTTTCCAGCGCACAAGCTCCTGCTGACTCCACCGCTCTTAAAAAAGATACCGTAACGGTTATCGGTGTAGGTGACATCATGATGGGAAGCAACCATGGAACTGGCATGTTGCCTCCGGATAGCGGCGCCGGACTGATGGCGGATGTTGAAAGCATCCTTGCCAACGCAGATATCACCATGGGAAATCTTGAAGGGGTATTGTTAAACGAGGGAGGTGTTGCAAAAACCTGCAAGGACCCGAGTGTATGTTATGTGTTTCGCACCCCGGTGAAGTATGTTCAGAATCTTACAAAGGCTGGCTTCGATGTAATGAGCATTGCCAACAATCACGCAGGCGATTTTGGTGACCTCGGAAGAAAAAGCAGTATGTCTACCCTTGCGGATGCGGGTATTGAATATGCCGGTCAGCTGCAAAAGCCCTGGGTAATGTTTGAAAGAGGAGGAATAAAGTATGGATTCATTGCCTTTGCACCGAACAGCAATACAGTGCCGCTGAATGACATTGCCAATGCAAAGAAATGGGTCGCGCACCTTGATTCATTGACTGATATCGTGATCGTTTCATTTCACGGTGGAGCTGAAGGACCTCAATATCAGCATGTGCTTCGCAAGACGGAATTGTTTCATGGAGAAAACCGCGGAAATGTCTATCAATTTGCTCATCAGGTGATTGATGCCGGAGCGGATATCGTATTAGGACATGGCCCTCACCACACTCGCGGTGTGGAAGTTTACAAAAATCGCTTCATCGCTTATAGCTTGGGTAACTTTTGTACCTATGGTATGAACATTACCGGCGTGAATGGACTGGCGCCGATAATTAAAGTGTATACTAATCCAAAAGGTGAATTTTACAAAGCACATATCACCTCTACTGACCAGAGTGCCCGGCAAAAGGTGAAGATAGATACTGAAAAAAGGGTACTCCATCGCATTCAGGAGCTTTCAAAGGAAGATTTTCCTGAATCTACCATTACCATAGGCAATGATGGGTGGGTTAGGAAATCCACAAATTGA
- a CDS encoding MerR family transcriptional regulator gives MAYREKEIEKLYYSIGEVAEQFNVAPSLIRFWETEFDILQPKKNRKGNRQFTKEDIDQIRLIYHLVKEKGFTLNGAKEMLKQDSVAVKDKMEVIDSLRKIRKFLTEVRDKIQ, from the coding sequence ATGGCCTACAGAGAAAAAGAAATAGAAAAATTATATTACTCTATCGGTGAAGTTGCCGAGCAGTTTAATGTAGCCCCTTCGCTGATTCGTTTTTGGGAAACCGAATTCGACATTCTTCAACCAAAGAAAAACCGTAAAGGAAATCGTCAGTTTACAAAGGAAGATATCGATCAGATACGTTTGATCTATCACCTTGTAAAAGAGAAAGGATTTACCCTCAATGGTGCGAAAGAAATGCTGAAACAGGATTCTGTAGCAGTGAAAGACAAAATGGAGGTCATCGACTCTCTTAGAAAGATCAGAAAGTTCCTCACTGAGGTGCGGGACAAGATCCAATAG
- the dprA gene encoding DNA-protecting protein DprA, with protein MDQERISLMALHLVPGVGDFLIKQLISYCGSAQQVFRQSKGKLLKIPGIGEVTANAIHEGKARHNAEKEFRKAEREDTRILFFTDKSYPARLKSIEDAPPLLYVKGNINLNPLKTVAIVGSRQATDYGKEQVEKIIEDLVPHQALIISGLAYGIDIHAHKLALRYGLSTIGVMGSGIDVIYPSAHRETAKKMINQGGLVTENPFGTKPDAHNFPARNRIIAGMCDALVVVEAAAKGGALITAEIANSYNKDVFAIPGNLTNTFSEGCNKLIKINKANLFMSVKDLEYIMNWNTENESTSQQLSLDLSLLEPHEQAVLTILIQKRTSVAMDELSFLTGLGQGLLASHLLSLEFKNMVISLPGKLYRAK; from the coding sequence ATGGATCAGGAAAGAATCTCTCTTATGGCGTTGCATTTAGTACCCGGCGTTGGCGACTTCTTAATAAAGCAATTGATAAGCTACTGCGGTTCCGCTCAGCAGGTGTTCCGGCAATCAAAAGGAAAGCTTCTAAAAATACCCGGCATCGGCGAAGTCACCGCCAACGCTATCCATGAAGGCAAAGCACGTCATAATGCTGAAAAAGAATTTCGTAAAGCAGAACGTGAAGACACCCGCATACTTTTCTTCACAGATAAATCATACCCCGCCAGACTCAAAAGTATTGAAGACGCTCCCCCTCTCTTATATGTAAAGGGCAACATCAATCTCAATCCACTCAAAACCGTTGCCATCGTTGGCTCACGTCAGGCAACAGACTACGGAAAGGAACAAGTTGAAAAGATCATTGAAGACCTCGTCCCTCATCAGGCACTGATCATCAGCGGACTTGCCTACGGCATCGACATTCACGCGCATAAACTGGCACTTCGATATGGCCTCTCTACGATCGGTGTAATGGGTAGCGGCATTGACGTCATCTACCCTTCTGCACACAGGGAAACTGCAAAGAAGATGATCAATCAGGGTGGACTTGTAACTGAGAATCCGTTTGGCACCAAGCCTGACGCACATAATTTCCCGGCCCGCAACAGGATCATTGCCGGTATGTGCGATGCTCTCGTCGTTGTGGAAGCAGCTGCCAAAGGTGGCGCGCTGATCACGGCAGAAATTGCCAATAGCTATAATAAAGATGTATTCGCAATTCCTGGAAACCTGACAAACACCTTTTCCGAAGGATGTAATAAGCTGATCAAGATCAATAAAGCAAACCTGTTCATGTCCGTCAAAGATCTTGAGTACATCATGAACTGGAATACAGAAAATGAAAGTACCTCTCAGCAATTAAGCCTGGATCTGTCATTGCTTGAACCACATGAGCAGGCAGTTCTGACGATCCTGATTCAGAAAAGAACATCTGTTGCTATGGATGAATTAAGTTTTCTTACCGGACTCGGTCAGGGATTGCTTGCCTCCCATTTGCTATCCCTTGAATTCAAGAATATGGTCATCTCCCTTCCGGGAAAACTCTACAGAGCAAAATAG
- a CDS encoding hydroxymethylglutaryl-CoA lyase, which produces MKIIECPRDAMQGMEKFIPTSEKVRYLNQLMKVGFDTIDAGSFVSPKAIPQMKDSAEVFEKIEFGSSKSKLLAIVANVRGAEEASRHSNITYLGFPLSISETFQKRNTNKSIAEALETLNDIQEVCVKTGKVLVTYISMGFGNPYNDPYDISVVGKFVDILSTLEIEIVSLADTIGVSKPDQIKYLVTNLTTEFPFIEFGVHLHSNPATAIEKIQAAVDAGCKRFDGAINGFGGCPMAEDELVGNLATETILSYLDSKNIPTGLDQNEFVKSMQIAAGIF; this is translated from the coding sequence ATGAAAATCATTGAGTGTCCAAGAGATGCAATGCAGGGAATGGAGAAATTCATTCCTACCTCAGAGAAAGTACGCTATCTCAATCAGTTGATGAAGGTAGGATTCGACACCATCGATGCAGGAAGCTTTGTATCGCCGAAAGCCATTCCGCAGATGAAGGACAGTGCAGAGGTTTTTGAGAAAATAGAATTCGGAAGCAGCAAGTCAAAACTTCTTGCCATTGTTGCCAATGTGAGAGGAGCGGAAGAAGCGAGTCGTCATTCCAATATTACATATTTGGGATTTCCGCTGTCCATATCCGAGACTTTCCAGAAGCGCAATACTAATAAGTCCATAGCGGAAGCACTTGAAACGCTGAACGATATCCAGGAGGTTTGTGTCAAGACCGGAAAGGTGCTGGTGACTTACATCAGCATGGGGTTTGGCAATCCATATAATGACCCTTATGATATTTCAGTGGTAGGAAAGTTTGTGGACATCCTTTCAACACTTGAAATAGAAATTGTTTCACTGGCAGATACCATTGGTGTTTCCAAACCGGATCAGATCAAATACCTGGTGACCAATCTGACTACAGAGTTTCCTTTTATTGAATTCGGAGTACATCTTCACTCCAATCCGGCGACAGCGATTGAAAAGATCCAGGCGGCAGTGGATGCGGGGTGCAAGCGTTTTGATGGAGCGATCAATGGCTTCGGTGGTTGTCCCATGGCAGAGGATGAGTTGGTAGGGAACCTCGCTACGGAGACGATACTTTCCTATCTGGATTCAAAGAACATTCCAACAGGACTGGATCAGAATGAGTTTGTCAAATCAATGCAGATCGCTGCCGGGATATTCTGA